The proteins below are encoded in one region of Actinomycetota bacterium:
- a CDS encoding DUF697 domain-containing protein, producing the protein MSIYGKIKKVKSWNKALDTVRKDAEKSISIAIIGKPQVEVDIIALLQVDAAEKAVFGASEHKREADRSAQLRGADLAIAVVEKGESKSRLKAVAEQARMSQARLVVVGGSDYDEAFAAELKELFRIVGAGMLFVSAPDAGLIAKAIMPAVVKKLAKKEVSLALKLPAFRDEVVKSIIAETARRNALIGVAVFVPGADMPLLTFNQVRMVMRMAAAYGEELTAKRLNEILAVIGSGLVLRAAARQLLGLVPVAGWAVKGGIAYGGTYAMGEAAKKYFDSKPA; encoded by the coding sequence ATGTCTATCTACGGTAAGATTAAGAAGGTCAAGAGTTGGAACAAGGCGCTCGACACCGTCCGCAAGGATGCGGAAAAATCGATCTCGATAGCGATAATAGGTAAACCTCAAGTAGAGGTAGATATAATAGCGCTATTGCAGGTAGATGCCGCCGAAAAGGCGGTTTTCGGGGCGAGCGAACATAAGCGAGAAGCAGACCGGAGCGCGCAATTGCGCGGCGCCGACCTGGCAATCGCGGTCGTGGAAAAAGGCGAAAGCAAGAGCCGGCTCAAGGCGGTCGCCGAGCAGGCCCGTATGTCGCAGGCGCGGCTCGTGGTCGTCGGCGGGAGCGACTACGATGAGGCGTTCGCCGCCGAATTAAAGGAATTATTCAGAATCGTCGGCGCCGGAATGCTCTTCGTTTCCGCCCCGGACGCCGGGCTTATCGCAAAGGCCATCATGCCGGCGGTCGTGAAGAAACTGGCGAAAAAAGAGGTATCGCTCGCGTTAAAACTACCCGCGTTCAGGGATGAAGTCGTAAAGAGCATCATCGCCGAGACCGCCCGGCGGAACGCGCTTATCGGGGTCGCGGTCTTTGTGCCCGGAGCCGATATGCCGCTCTTGACGTTCAATCAGGTGAGAATGGTGATGAGGATGGCCGCGGCATACGGCGAAGAACTCACCGCCAAGCGTCTCAATGAGATATTGGCGGTCATAGGAAGCGGCCTTGTGTTGCGAGCCGCCGCGCGGCAGCTTCTCGGTTTAGTTCCGGTCGCGGGGTGGGCGGTAAAGGGCGGCATCGCTTATGGCGGCACCTATGCGATGGGCGAGGCGGCGAAGAAATACTTCGATTCGAAGCCTGCTTAA